The proteins below come from a single Nocardioides eburneiflavus genomic window:
- a CDS encoding MarR family winged helix-turn-helix transcriptional regulator has product MTRVKRRPATEPHLPMLMGMVFGRLRERLAEQAPELRPSQLRVLEWLPPEGLTISELAECAEMTTQGCGQFVRQLDALGMVEVAVADHDARARVVRITDRGRTALARSAAVLRSCDEAWAEQVGAERWRVFREVLEEVALG; this is encoded by the coding sequence ATGACCCGCGTCAAGAGGCGCCCCGCGACCGAGCCCCACCTGCCCATGCTGATGGGGATGGTCTTCGGCCGGCTGCGCGAGCGGCTCGCCGAGCAGGCCCCGGAGCTGCGTCCGTCCCAGCTGCGGGTGCTGGAGTGGCTGCCGCCGGAGGGACTCACGATCAGCGAGCTGGCCGAGTGCGCGGAGATGACCACGCAGGGCTGCGGCCAGTTCGTCCGCCAGCTCGACGCGCTCGGCATGGTGGAGGTCGCGGTCGCCGACCACGACGCCCGCGCCCGGGTCGTACGGATCACCGACCGCGGTCGCACCGCCCTGGCCCGGTCCGCGGCCGTGCTCCGCTCGTGCGACGAGGCCTGGGCCGAGCAGGTGGGTGCCGAGCGGTGGCGCGTGTTCCGCGAGGTGCTCGAGGAGGTCGCGCTCGGCTGA
- a CDS encoding PP2C family protein-serine/threonine phosphatase: MSSPSLGTAVGRVVPRGSRVLTLLVAATLLIGGAIWLFPVDMPLVTLLVPLVVSSLVLGPRQLPWFVVFVLLVLALVIPAQDPMTVRIGLTVVIIFGLGFMVLLSSFRRSRLGVAGIQGEMMFVDLRDRILRQGGIPDLPEEWYAASELRSAGGTPFAGDFVVASRVEGRLEVAVVDVSGKGQGAGTRALLLCGAIGGLLSALPPSEFLAGANRFLLQQDWDEGFATAIHLSLDLETGHYDIRSAGHPPAALRHAGSGRWEVLESEGPILGLIDGADFPTVSGEMRHGDALLLYTDGMVETRTRDIALGIDRMLGQAERLLRGEFEGGATRLVEALGSRNDDRALLLVHRR, encoded by the coding sequence GTGAGTTCTCCATCGCTGGGCACAGCCGTGGGACGGGTCGTCCCACGTGGCTCGCGCGTGCTCACGCTGCTCGTGGCCGCCACGCTGCTCATCGGCGGGGCGATCTGGCTCTTCCCGGTGGACATGCCGCTGGTCACCCTGCTGGTCCCGCTCGTCGTGTCGAGCCTCGTCCTCGGCCCGCGTCAGCTGCCGTGGTTCGTCGTGTTCGTGCTGCTGGTCCTCGCCCTCGTCATCCCCGCCCAGGACCCGATGACCGTCCGCATCGGCCTCACCGTGGTGATCATCTTCGGCCTCGGCTTCATGGTGCTGCTGTCCTCGTTCCGCCGTTCGCGCCTCGGCGTCGCGGGCATCCAGGGCGAGATGATGTTCGTCGACCTGCGGGACCGGATCCTGCGCCAGGGCGGGATCCCGGACCTCCCCGAGGAGTGGTACGCCGCCTCCGAGCTGCGGTCGGCCGGCGGCACCCCGTTCGCGGGGGACTTCGTCGTGGCCTCCCGCGTCGAGGGCCGGCTGGAGGTGGCGGTGGTCGACGTCTCCGGCAAGGGCCAGGGGGCCGGCACCCGCGCGCTGCTGCTGTGCGGGGCGATCGGCGGGCTGCTGAGCGCACTGCCGCCGAGCGAGTTCCTGGCGGGTGCCAACCGGTTCCTGCTCCAGCAGGACTGGGACGAGGGCTTCGCGACCGCGATCCACCTGTCCCTGGACCTGGAGACCGGCCACTACGACATCCGCAGCGCCGGGCACCCGCCCGCCGCGCTGCGTCACGCCGGCTCCGGGCGGTGGGAGGTCCTCGAGTCCGAGGGGCCGATCCTGGGCCTCATCGACGGCGCCGACTTCCCGACCGTCTCGGGCGAGATGCGCCACGGCGACGCCCTGCTGCTCTACACCGACGGCATGGTCGAGACGCGCACCCGCGACATCGCCCTCGGCATCGACCGGATGCTCGGCCAGGCCGAGCGACTCCTGCGGGGCGAGTTCGAGGGCGGGGCGACGCGGCTCGTGGAGGCGCTCGGCTCCCGCAACGACGACCGAGCGCTGCTCCTCGTCCACCGCCGCTGA
- a CDS encoding ATP-dependent Clp protease proteolytic subunit, whose amino-acid sequence MNGAGGMYGLDDHIYQRLLRERIVFLGSEVRDQNANAICAQLLLLSAEDPDADIFLHINSPGGSVDAGMAIYDTMNYIPNDVATVGMGLAASMGQFLLCAGTKGKRYALPHARIMMHQPSSGMGGSASDIKIQAQQSLHIKKVLLDLIAEHTGQSVEQVIADADRDRWFTADQAVEYGLVDQVITSAREAADEGRPARQTGSTQKD is encoded by the coding sequence ATGAACGGCGCCGGTGGGATGTATGGCCTCGACGACCACATCTACCAGCGCCTCCTCCGTGAGCGCATCGTCTTCCTCGGCTCCGAGGTGCGCGACCAGAACGCCAACGCGATCTGCGCGCAGCTCCTCCTGCTGTCCGCGGAGGACCCGGACGCCGACATCTTCCTGCACATCAACAGCCCCGGTGGCTCCGTCGACGCCGGCATGGCGATCTACGACACGATGAACTACATCCCCAACGACGTCGCGACCGTCGGCATGGGCCTGGCGGCCTCGATGGGCCAGTTCCTGCTCTGCGCCGGCACGAAGGGCAAGCGCTACGCCCTGCCCCACGCGCGCATCATGATGCACCAGCCCTCCTCGGGCATGGGCGGCTCGGCCTCGGACATCAAGATCCAGGCCCAGCAGTCGCTCCACATCAAGAAGGTGCTGCTCGACCTGATCGCCGAGCACACCGGCCAGAGCGTCGAGCAGGTCATCGCCGATGCCGACCGTGACCGGTGGTTCACCGCCGACCAGGCAGTCGAGTACGGCCTCGTCGACCAGGTCATCACCAGTGCCCGCGAAGCCGCCGACGAGGGCCGCCCCGCCCGCCAAACCGGTTCGACGCAGAAGGACTGA
- a CDS encoding Fpg/Nei family DNA glycosylase, whose product MPEGHTLRKLADDLTAAFAGRAVRVSSPQGRFAADAEQVDGSRLVGAESAGKHLFVELDGERFVHVHLGLIGRFDVHVLDAGGQEVPAPVGAVRLRLVTVPQVGRQTAYADLRGAILCDLVGPDKREQVLARLGPDPLRDDADPGLAWRRISRSPRAIGDLLMDQKVLAGVGNVYRAEVLFRHGIHPLRPGDTLRVGQWQAMWDDLVELMAEGVRTGRIDTVRPEHTPEAMGREPRRDDHGGEVYVYRRTSMPCLVCTTSVRTSELVGRNVFWCPRCQPKFRSRAVRSPSKRPGAAGGARP is encoded by the coding sequence ATGCCTGAGGGCCACACCCTCCGCAAGCTGGCCGACGACCTCACGGCCGCGTTCGCCGGTCGTGCGGTACGGGTGAGCTCACCGCAGGGACGCTTCGCCGCCGACGCGGAGCAGGTCGACGGCTCGCGGCTCGTCGGTGCCGAGTCCGCGGGCAAGCACCTCTTCGTCGAGCTCGACGGCGAGCGGTTCGTGCACGTCCACCTGGGCCTGATCGGACGCTTCGACGTGCACGTCCTCGACGCGGGCGGGCAGGAGGTGCCGGCCCCGGTCGGAGCCGTACGCCTGCGGCTGGTCACGGTCCCCCAGGTGGGCCGCCAGACGGCGTACGCCGACCTGCGCGGTGCCATCCTGTGCGACCTGGTCGGCCCGGACAAGCGCGAGCAGGTGCTCGCGAGGCTCGGTCCGGACCCGCTCCGCGACGACGCCGATCCTGGTCTGGCCTGGCGGCGGATCTCGAGGAGCCCTCGCGCGATCGGCGACCTGCTGATGGACCAGAAGGTCCTCGCGGGGGTCGGCAACGTCTACCGCGCCGAGGTGCTGTTCCGGCACGGCATCCACCCGCTGCGCCCCGGCGACACGCTCCGCGTCGGCCAGTGGCAGGCGATGTGGGACGACCTCGTCGAGCTCATGGCCGAGGGCGTGCGCACCGGACGCATCGACACCGTGCGTCCCGAGCACACGCCGGAGGCGATGGGCCGCGAGCCCCGTCGCGACGACCACGGGGGCGAGGTGTACGTCTACCGGCGCACCTCGATGCCGTGCCTGGTCTGCACCACTTCCGTGCGCACGAGCGAGCTGGTGGGGCGCAATGTCTTCTGGTGTCCGCGATGCCAGCCGAAGTTCCGCTCGCGGGCCGTACGATCTCCCAGCAAGAGGCCTGGCGCAGCGGGAGGAGCTCGGCCGTGA
- a CDS encoding ribose-5-phosphate isomerase, with translation MRVHLGSDHAGLDLKDHLVTWLVDHGYEIVDHGPFVYDALDDYPCFCLRAAEGVAADRAEGLDSLGVVIGGSGNGEQMAANKVEGIRCALVWSEETAVLAREHNDANVVSVGGRMHSLDDMTRFVEVFLTTPFSGDERHVRRIGQLTTYDETQELPPLPESALRGPDA, from the coding sequence ATGCGCGTTCACCTCGGCTCCGACCATGCCGGCCTCGACCTGAAGGACCACCTCGTCACCTGGCTGGTCGACCACGGCTACGAGATCGTCGACCACGGTCCCTTCGTCTACGACGCCCTCGACGACTATCCCTGCTTCTGCCTCCGGGCAGCCGAAGGCGTGGCCGCCGACCGTGCCGAGGGCCTGGACAGCCTCGGCGTCGTGATCGGCGGATCGGGCAACGGCGAGCAGATGGCGGCCAACAAGGTCGAGGGCATCCGCTGCGCCCTGGTCTGGTCCGAGGAGACCGCCGTGCTGGCGCGCGAGCACAACGACGCCAACGTCGTCTCCGTCGGGGGCCGGATGCACTCGCTCGACGACATGACCCGCTTCGTCGAGGTGTTCCTGACCACGCCGTTCTCGGGAGACGAGCGCCACGTGCGCCGCATCGGCCAGCTGACGACGTACGACGAGACCCAGGAGCTCCCGCCGCTGCCCGAGTCTGCGCTCCGCGGACCGGATGCCTGA
- a CDS encoding phosphotransferase, whose product MKATFTPPAGVDRREVLGADDVSDAELAAMVADLWGVDTVDLLDSTAEPVAYDVPSILTGARTWVRGHADAGDGPREFTLFVKHVHSWRHSPAFAGVPPHLREWAASSVPWRAEPLVYASDLADRLPSGLGMARAVRVEERPDETAVIWMEVVESDPVPWEADDSVRAARLLGRMSASPRVAELAAIDPQPWHVDDYVAGRLTFTVLPGLQDASTWQHPRVDQHFGDLRDGLLDAAARLDALAREFATARHLASHGDACPNNLLRREGDPGFTLIDFGFWHPQPVGFDLCQLLVGDIQIGRQDVGDLPERAAACVAAYGAGLADEGLDVPLAEVRRSHAVCLMLFNGLPSLPLEMLAEEAALDAEDEVTDDFRAGLDHWARQRAGIARYALEVLADTEAG is encoded by the coding sequence ATGAAAGCAACTTTCACGCCGCCCGCGGGGGTCGACCGGCGGGAGGTGCTGGGAGCCGACGACGTGAGCGACGCCGAGCTGGCCGCGATGGTGGCCGACCTCTGGGGGGTCGACACCGTAGACCTGCTCGACTCCACCGCCGAGCCCGTGGCGTACGACGTGCCGTCGATCCTCACCGGCGCACGCACGTGGGTGCGCGGCCACGCCGACGCCGGCGACGGCCCGCGCGAGTTCACGCTGTTCGTCAAGCACGTGCACAGCTGGCGCCACTCCCCCGCCTTCGCCGGGGTGCCACCGCATCTCCGCGAGTGGGCGGCGTCGTCGGTCCCCTGGCGTGCCGAGCCGCTCGTGTACGCCTCCGACCTGGCGGATCGGCTGCCCAGCGGCCTCGGGATGGCGCGGGCCGTCCGCGTCGAGGAGCGTCCCGACGAGACCGCGGTCATCTGGATGGAGGTCGTCGAGTCGGACCCGGTCCCGTGGGAGGCGGACGACAGCGTCCGCGCCGCACGCCTGCTGGGACGTATGTCCGCCAGCCCCCGGGTCGCGGAGCTGGCTGCCATCGACCCCCAGCCGTGGCATGTCGACGACTACGTCGCCGGCCGGCTGACCTTCACGGTGCTGCCCGGCCTGCAGGACGCCAGCACCTGGCAGCACCCGCGCGTCGACCAGCACTTCGGCGACCTCCGGGACGGACTCCTCGACGCCGCAGCACGCCTCGACGCCCTCGCCCGGGAGTTCGCCACCGCGCGCCACCTCGCCTCCCACGGTGACGCCTGCCCCAACAACCTCCTGCGTCGCGAGGGCGATCCCGGGTTCACCCTCATCGACTTCGGCTTCTGGCACCCGCAACCGGTCGGCTTCGACCTGTGCCAGCTCCTCGTGGGCGACATCCAGATCGGACGTCAGGACGTCGGCGACCTGCCCGAGCGGGCCGCCGCCTGTGTCGCGGCGTACGGCGCTGGCCTGGCGGACGAGGGCCTCGACGTCCCCCTGGCCGAGGTCCGCCGCAGCCACGCGGTGTGCCTGATGCTGTTCAACGGCCTGCCCAGCCTCCCCCTCGAGATGCTCGCGGAGGAGGCCGCGCTCGACGCCGAGGACGAGGTCACCGACGACTTCCGGGCCGGGCTCGACCACTGGGCCAGGCAGCGGGCCGGGATCGCGCGCTACGCCCTCGAGGTGCTGGCGGACACCGAGGCCGGCTGA
- the tig gene encoding trigger factor: MKSAVETLSPTRAKLTVEVPFEELKPSLDAAYQKIAKQINVPGFRRGKVPPAVIDRQVGRGPVLDEAINAVVPQQYMAALQEHDLEPLAQPEIEVTKFEDNESLEFTAEVDVKPDFDLPSYDGLEASVDDVEISDADVDEQVEALRERFGTLVPVERAAADGDFVTIDLVAARDGETVEGGEVTGMSYKVGRGGMIDGLDEALAGLSAGEEATFDSELVGGDLVGEPVQVTVKVSAVQEQQLPEYDDEFAQLASEFDTAEELTADVRERLGRGKRLEQAAAARDAVLEALLEKVEIPLPEVMVTDELNARRQNVEQQLGFAGITMEKYLEDEGQTQEEFEADLERRVRDAVAAQFILDKIAKQEEFGIDQAELSEHLVRRAQQSGQDPQEFANHMFEHNHIPELVQEILRGKALATIVEAATVKDASGNVVELKNLRPDGTIGEPVDEAPADAAAEETGEDSEKA, from the coding sequence GTGAAGAGCGCCGTCGAGACCTTGAGCCCGACCCGGGCCAAGCTGACCGTCGAGGTGCCCTTCGAGGAGCTCAAGCCGAGCCTCGACGCGGCGTACCAGAAGATCGCGAAGCAGATCAACGTCCCGGGCTTCCGCCGCGGCAAGGTCCCGCCGGCGGTCATCGACCGCCAGGTCGGTCGCGGCCCGGTCCTCGACGAGGCGATCAACGCCGTCGTCCCGCAGCAGTACATGGCTGCCCTGCAGGAGCACGACCTCGAGCCCCTCGCCCAGCCGGAGATCGAGGTGACGAAGTTCGAGGACAACGAGTCCCTCGAGTTCACCGCCGAGGTCGACGTGAAGCCCGACTTCGACCTGCCCTCCTACGACGGCCTCGAGGCCAGCGTGGACGACGTCGAGATCTCCGACGCCGACGTCGACGAGCAGGTCGAGGCGCTCCGTGAGCGCTTCGGCACCCTGGTCCCCGTCGAGCGCGCGGCCGCCGACGGCGACTTCGTCACCATCGACCTGGTCGCGGCCCGTGACGGCGAGACCGTCGAGGGCGGCGAGGTCACCGGCATGTCCTACAAGGTCGGCCGCGGCGGCATGATCGACGGCCTCGACGAGGCGCTCGCGGGCCTGTCCGCCGGCGAGGAGGCGACCTTCGACTCCGAGCTCGTCGGTGGCGACCTGGTCGGCGAGCCGGTCCAGGTGACCGTCAAGGTCTCCGCCGTCCAGGAGCAGCAGCTTCCCGAGTACGACGACGAGTTCGCCCAGCTCGCCTCCGAGTTCGACACCGCCGAGGAGCTCACCGCCGACGTGCGCGAGCGCCTCGGTCGCGGGAAGCGCCTCGAGCAGGCTGCCGCCGCCCGTGACGCGGTCCTCGAGGCCCTCCTCGAGAAGGTCGAGATCCCGCTGCCCGAGGTCATGGTGACCGACGAGCTCAACGCCCGCCGCCAGAACGTCGAGCAGCAGCTCGGCTTCGCCGGCATCACCATGGAGAAGTACCTCGAGGACGAGGGCCAGACCCAGGAGGAGTTCGAGGCCGACCTCGAGCGCCGGGTCCGCGACGCCGTCGCCGCCCAGTTCATCCTCGACAAGATCGCCAAGCAGGAGGAGTTCGGCATCGACCAGGCCGAGCTCTCCGAGCACCTCGTGCGGCGCGCCCAGCAGTCCGGTCAGGACCCGCAGGAGTTCGCCAACCACATGTTCGAGCACAACCACATCCCCGAGCTCGTGCAGGAGATCCTGCGCGGCAAGGCGCTCGCGACGATCGTCGAGGCGGCGACCGTCAAGGACGCCTCCGGCAACGTGGTCGAGCTGAAGAACCTGCGCCCCGACGGCACCATCGGCGAGCCCGTCGACGAGGCGCCCGCGGACGCCGCTGCCGAGGAGACCGGCGAGGACTCCGAGAAGGCCTGA